The following proteins are encoded in a genomic region of Debaryomyces hansenii CBS767 chromosome G complete sequence:
- a CDS encoding DEHA2G17094p (weakly similar to uniprot|Q07528 Saccharomyces cerevisiae YDL113C ATG20 Protein required for transport of aminopeptidase I (Lap4p) through the cytoplasm-to-vacuole targeting pathway), with amino-acid sequence MSKGKESKVGSSTPSFDDEEDNNPFPHMQGLASLMSEHRISNGSNIQDKGDKDNNNNNNYNNNNNNNNNNNNGDDDDDSILLYNSNNQNDSKSGLNKDTFKSIQINYESRVTRLLRPNSNVRMQITKAGNSNEGMINTSKTYIVYSIQLINNDDPSDEIQTRRRYSDFESLRDVLKKIFPLIIIPPIPPKNYFKFSMLNDLVSGNISQSSNTSSNNSTGANTSTNTTNGLGSNSTNYSYINSTHLNKNKLIEHRKRLLSNFLNNCLAIPQIRNLEFFAKFLDPNANWTDEITLISSQLPKSIYFSNPENGLKTDSIYANLPNPVGNHSINMSFWKPLQENKKKLTKKTNKILNNGNTEASSQPSTGTTSPVNHSPDFIKNKYIIDNSCLDDINKKIMANFIGLANDYTELGTIFNSFSLILSDSPMIRSAKAKNNHEEDSKLNLIFDKIGQIFDRSYITISTLIADLETKFSEPLGEAVQYSTILQFIEKFERRKVRQKRLLEDDVKDKKQELEELLKAEEGSSKIENVMHAQPISKHSGLNSRGTNSTQNVNSSIKSTNSKYKYLPNMNSFKKITQYVTDIIDQNPEQTRKQKITSLQEKIGTLEKCQGIMLQDISYITDEINKNFKSFHTKQLKIIYEILLCYNGFLVEWAKKNVDIWEEIKDEVEKL; translated from the coding sequence ATGTCCAAAGGAAAGGAGAGTAAAGTGGGTTCCTCTACACCTTcatttgatgatgaggaagaCAACAACCCATTTCCACATATGCAAGGGCTTGCAAGCCTAATGAGTGAACACCGAATTTCTAACGGTAGTAATATACAAGATAAAGGAGATaaggataataataataacaataactataataacaataataataataataataataataataatggcgacgatgatgatgattcaaTACTACTTTacaattctaataatcaaaatgattCTAAGTCAGGCTTGAATAAAGATactttcaaatcaattcaaattaattacGAGAGCAGAGTAACCAGGCTTTTGAGACCTAATAGTAATGTGAGGATGCAGATAACGAAAGCAGGTAATTCTAATGAGGGTATGATAAATACGCTGAAAACGTACATTGTTTACAGCATACAGTTAATAAACAATGATGATCCTAGCGATGAGATACAGACCCGGAGAAGATACAGTGACTTCGAAAGCTTGAGAGATGTTCtcaaaaaaatatttccGTTGATCATTATTCCACCCATTCCACCCAAAAAttacttcaaattttcaatgctTAATGATTTGGTTAGTGGAAATATACTGCAATCGTCTAACACTAGCAGTAATAATAGTACAGGTGCAAATACTTCGACAAATACTACGAATGGATTGGGGTCAAATTCGACtaattattcatatatcAATTCGACACATTTGAACAAGAATAAGTTAATTGAGCACAGAAAGAGACTACTTTCTAATTTTCTTAATAACTGTTTAGCAATTCCTCAGATAAgaaatttagaattttttGCTAAATTTTTAGATCCCAATGCTAACTGGACAGACGAAATAACCCTAATTTCTAGCCAGCTACCGAAGTCTATTTACTTTCTGAATCCAGAAAATGGTTTGAAGACAGACTCTATTTACGCCAATTTACCTAACCCAGTTGGTAACCATTCTATAAACATGTCATTTTGGAAACCTTTacaagaaaataagaaaaagcTAACtaagaaaacaaataaaatattgaataatggGAATACCGAAGCCTCATCACAACCAAGTACAGGAACGACTAGTCCAGTAAATCACAGTCCAGATTTCATAAAGAATAAGTATATAATAGACAATTCTTGTTTGGATGacattaataaaaaaatcatGGCCAATTTCATAGGTTTGGCAAATGATTATACTGAATTGGGAAccatttttaattcattctCGCTCATATTATCTGACTCGCCGATGATTAGATCTGCAAAAGCAAAAAATAACCACGAGGAAGATTCAAAgttaaatttaatatttgataaaattggACAAATATTTGATCGTTCCTATATAACTATAAGTACATTAATTGCAGACCTAGAAACTAAATTTTCAGAACCATTAGGAGAGGCAGTTCAATATTCGACTATACTACAATTCATTGAGAAATTTGAGAGACGTAAGGTCCGCCAGAAACGGTTGTTAGAAGACGATGTAAAGGATAAGAAGCaggaattagaagaattattgaaagcGGAAGAAGGGTcatcaaaaattgaaaatgtgATGCATGCGCAACCTATCTCTAAGCATTCAGGTCTTAACTCGAGGGGTACTAATTCAACCCAAAATGTAAATCTGAGTATTAAGTCAACTAACagcaaatataaatatttgccTAATATGAATTCGTTTAAAAAGATTACTCAATATGTCACAGATATAATAGACCAGAATCCTGAGCAAACTAGGAAACAGAAAATAACTTCTCTACAGGAAAAAATAGGAACATTAGAGAAGTGCCAAGGTATTATGCTCCAGGATATCTCATATATCACTGAtgaaataaacaaaaacttTAAACTGTTCCATACTAAACAATTAAAGATAATTTATGAGATATTATTATGTTACAATGGCTTTCTTGTTGAATGGGCGAAGAAGAATGTTGATATATGGGAAGAGATAAAAGACGAAGTTGAGAAGTTATAa
- a CDS encoding DEHA2G17050p (weakly similar to uniprot|Q07527 Saccharomyces cerevisiae YDL112W TRM3 2'-O-ribose methyltransferase catalyzes the ribose methylation of the guanosine nucleotide at position 18 of tRNAs), with protein MSSSLSLIAKYLDASKKSELALTLSADLEKNADSLVALCELLDVIDTETQELIYPRILEFANSILDDKDKHTDDNYGDILKLTEKLPQLYKSLLQKVITHLELYINDSPLNFLPDIRDIITRSNEYGIRSLKPDTTLREQALDNEYILSLFQFLEYVFVHSTGEIQDKSQIDPILCFFIGAVDEDIAAVVSKLLRWRIESIVIMSKDSTFIWDILYALEKTDNKTHRSNGFVFWLRYLNSSNSDLITNCDIYQNKILSNEKYWRIIQNGLNSNSHDHRKFCLSLLQLSVKSINSSFENKMLSWDTNLKDQHLKEWARYITLFEILGIDTSLHQAEAGVNDIVGLISPNSLINPSWGFCLLSTGFKASMDSVRKFSLSLLLSIPLENLYLIKYGLEYLEDVYLPYAMLASHFSVRQMEGVNESHCEYGERLCEFVSSLLKNLKEENEFQDVAFSILKVLDKSKDAFDPARVYVTLGLLRGLEGKQVLSFSRHDTLLLRLFESNSEGDLFESANQTMNLKLVLNFKLKSVVHFIELLDKFIKFNGFRIVRDNLPLIMNYLESNDISYGVLMGCLTEENIDSSDLKALIIGLSNSFLSDETDKSFKILNESDLILAKLLRSNFKMDILQTKEGFKACERLFSRVLKGEGDAELYDTLSEVDFTSFRHLLPVDVNLIELWAVINTEVQSDDRSTLLLSVNRLKFLNNFLDVIPLANVENHEIFDIKPLIKFNELLFINSKKVSKNFKTFYKVIDDAFGEYYRILSHSLQKQIPTEENIDKIIEVINPSCTHYQSSISLVRLLDNILMQGCISPQIIKKTVESLADIWDNLNSSRLQLNQKDLHVLIINTLTQPIIMNESINNETISKRLFTFGKSIIENAQGRRCLLPSFTKNLSNYQIYGSSDFEKIDWIPEILVRSFTVLQLKSNVFRLENVIGRLYDEKISSDRESNLYNKIYGSEEISARINLMAIFNSIKSSEYNYKIFCFIIDNEEEFNLFNVVKTTDGFEEWRRIQLFTIIISIIDKIDNEVVISEYVPTFIKLIETEPSPLVRAYIEWIIAINLLKSEELTKLLFDRLKTLIDLNGLKPAVVTAYERILFLMIQQLPHARESKELTKFLTVIVPGATSNKAVTRHFSVSLICSIYPEIQSKKLIIEPELVTMIENMYKSAVNSESFGQYRSGDALLWNIKQDLNLVSISGTLLLRLSDRDIDFITKEDYVKHLSQVQIDHLTHPVGENMQELWIRERKSLAKKSVQTVIEISQSASQSPLQTKSGAWNTIMDIDATSNGADIIRSDLIVVSSLVDKPPNLGGICRLCDVLGAGLLTLNDINVKNHPQFKNVAVTADYWMPMVEVKPSEIICFLKEKKKEGYTLIGLEQTDKSVELNSDLKFPQKSLILLGREKEGVPGDLLAELDFCVEIKQVGVIRSMNIQTATAIIVHAYSSQHC; from the coding sequence ATGTCAAGTTCATTGTCTTTGATTGCCAAGTACTTGGATGCATCAAAAAAATCTGAATTGGCATTGACGTTATCGGCtgatcttgaaaaaaatgcCGATAGTCTAGTCGCATTATGTGAATTGCTTGATGTTATAGATACAGAAACTcaagaattgatttatcCTAGGATATTAGAGTTTGCTAACTCTATATTGGATGACAAAGATAAACACACCGATGATAATTATggtgatattttgaagttgACGGAAAAGTTACCTCAATTGTACAAAAGTCTATTGCAAAAGGTCATCACACACTTGGAATTGTACATAAATGATTCCCCACTCAATTTTTTACCAGATATCAGAGATATAATTACTCGCAGCAATGAATATGGGATACGTTCGTTGAAACCAGATACTACTTTGAGAGAACAAGCTTTAGACAATGAGTATATTTTATCGCTTTTCCAGTTCTTGGAGTACGTCTTCGTTCATCTGACTGGCGAAATACAAGATAAATCCCAAATTGATCCTATTTTATGCTTCTTCATTGGTGCAGTTGATGAAGACATTGCAGCAGTTGTTTCGAAATTGCTTCGTTGGAgaattgaatcaattgtAATTATGAGTAAAGATTCTACATTTATTTGGGACATATTATATGCTTTAGAGAAAACTGATAATAAGACGCACAGAAGCAATGGTTTCGTATTTTGGTTACGTTATTTGAATAGCTCTAATAGTGATTTGATAACTAACTGTGACATATACCAGAACAAGATCTTaagtaatgaaaaatactggagaattattcaaaatggtTTAAATAGTAATTCTCATGACCATAGAAAATTCTGTTTATCACTCTTGCAACTTTCTGttaaatcaatcaattcgtcgtttgaaaataaaatgttGTCATGGGATACCAATTTGAAAGATCAGCATTTAAAAGAATGGGCAAGATATATTACTTTGTTTGAAATATTAGGTATTGATACCTCGTTGCATCAAGCTGAGGCCGGTGTAAATGATATTGTTGGCTTGATTTCAcctaattctttaattaatCCATCGTGGGGCTTTTGTTTGTTATCGACCGGGTTTAAGGCTTCAATGGACTCTGTTAGAAAGTTTTCCTTGAGTCTCTTATTGTCCATTCCATTAgagaatttatatttaatcaaatatGGTTTGGAATATTTGGAAGATGTTTATTTGCCTTATGCTATGTTAGCATCTCATTTTTCAGTAAGACAGATGGAAGGTGTGAATGAAAGCCATTGTGAATATGGTGAACGATTATGTGAATTTGTATCTagtttgttgaaaaatttgaaagaggaaaatgaatttcaagatgttgcattttctattttgaaGGTTTTAGATAAATCAAAGGATGCATTTGATCCAGCTAGAGTGTACGTAACGTTAGGTTTGCTTCGTGGTTTAGAAGGTAAACAAGTTTTGTCGTTTAGCAGACATGATACGTTGTTATTGAGGTTATTTGAAAGTAATTCAGAGGGAGACTTATTTGAAAGTGCTAACCAGacaatgaatttgaagttaGTATTAAATTTCAAACTTAAAAGTGTGGTTCATTTTATCGAATTATTGgacaaatttatcaaatttaatgGATTTAGAATAGTCAGGGACAATTTACCTTTGattatgaattatttggagAGCAATGATATATCTTATGGAGTTTTAATGGGTTGCTTAACAGAAGAAAACATAGATTCTTCAGATTTAAAGGCATTGATTATTGGATTATCAAATTCGTTCTTATCTGATGAAACAGATAAAAGTTTtaagattttgaatgaaTCAGACTTGATTTTAGCCAAATTACTCCGTTCCAATTTTAAAATGGATATATTACAAACTAAGGAAGGATTTAAGGCATGTGaaagattattttcaaGGGTTCTTAAAGGCGAAGGTGACGCTGAATTATATGATACATTATCAGAGGTTGATTTTACTTCCTTTAGACATTTATTGCCAGTAGATGTTAACTTGATTGAACTATGGGCCGTTATCAATACAGAAGTGCAATCGGATGATAGATCAACTCTATTACTACTGGTTAATAGACTTaagtttttgaataactttCTTGATGTGATTCCCTTAGCCAATGTTGAGAATCATGAAATCTTTGATATTAAACCtttgattaaattcaatgaattacTTTTCATAAATTCTAAAAAAGTGTCTAAGAATTTCAAGACTTTTTATAAAGTAATTGACGATGCATTCGGTGAGTATTATAGAATATTGTCACATTCGCTACAAAAACAGATTCCAACCGAGgagaatattgataaaataatagAGGTTATTAATCCTAGTTGTACACATTATCAGTCTAGTATTTCGCTTGTAAGGTTATTAGATAATATTCTTATGCAAGGTTGCATCTCGCCCcagataataaagaaaactGTTGAAAGTTTGGCAGACATATGggataatttgaattcatccAGGCTCCAATTAAACCAGAAGGATTTACatgtattaataattaaCACTTTAACACAACCAATTATCATGAATGAATCgataaataatgaaacaaTTAGTAAACGTTTGTTCACTTTTGGAAAATCGATAATCGAAAATGCTCAAGGCAGAAGATGCTTGCTACCATCTTTTACGAAGAACCTATCAAACTACCAGATTTATGGCTCCtcagattttgaaaagataGATTGGATTCCTGAAATTTTGGTTAGAAGTTTTACAGTACTTCAATTAAAGAGCAACGTGTTCAGACTAGAGAATGTTATTGGTAGACTTTACGACGAAAAGATTTCATCGGATAGGGAAAGTAACCTTTATAACAAAATTTATGGATCTGAGGAAATTAGTGCAAGAATTAATCTCATGGCTATTTTTAACTCGATCAAATCATCtgaatataattataagATATTCTGCTTTATTATTGACAATGAAGAGGagtttaatttatttaatgttGTGAAAACCACGGATGGATTTGAAGAATGGAGAAGAATCCAACTATTTACTATAATAATATCTATAATAGACAAGATAGATAATGAAGTAGTTATTTCAGAATATGTTCCGACtttcattaaattaatCGAGACTGAACCAAGCCCATTGGTCAGAGCATATATAGAGTGGATAATTGCCATTAACTTGTTGAAAAGTGAAGAACTTACCAAATTGCTATTTGATCGCTTGAAAACATTAATCGATTTAAATGGATTAAAGCCTGCTGTTGTAACTGCTTATGAAAGAATATTGTTTTTAATGATCCAACAATTACCACACGCCAGagaatcaaaagaattaacTAAGTTTTTAACCGTCATAGTTCCGGGAGCTACGTCTAATAAGGCCGTGACTAGGCATTTTTCTGTTTCATTAATATGCTCTATCTATCCAGAGATAcaatcaaaaaaattgataatagagCCTGAATTAGTGACTATGATTGAGAATATGTACAAAAGTGCAGTAAATTCAGAATCATTCGGTCAGTATAGAAGTGGTGATGCATTGTTATGGAACATCAAGcaagatttgaatttggttAGTATTTCGGGTACTCTCTTGTTGAGATTAAGTGACCGtgatattgatttcattaCTAAGGAAGATTATGTAAAGCATTTATCCCAGGTACAAATTGATCACTTGACCCATCCTGTTGGGGAAAACATGCAAGAATTGTGGATAAGAGAACGTAAATCATTGGCAAAGAAATCAGTACAAACGGTTATCGAAATCTCACAATCCGCATCACAATCTCCATTACAGACTAAGAGTGGTGCTTGGAACACGATAATGGATATTGATGCTACTTCAAATGGAGCGGATATTATTCGGAGTGACTTGATAGTTGTATCATCTTTAGTTGACAAACCACCAAACTTGGGAGGAATTTGTAGATTATGTGATGTATTGGGAGCTGGATTATTGACCTTGAATGATATCAATGTTAAAAATCATCCTCAGTTTAAGAATGTCGCTGTAACTGCGGACTATTGGATGCCTATGGTTGAAGTTAAACCTTCAGAAATAATATGTTtcttgaaagaaaagaaaaaagagGGTTATACTTTAATCGGATTGGAACAGACAGATAAGTCTGTTGAATTGAATAgtgatttgaaatttcctCAAAAATCTTTAATCTTATTAGGAAGAGAGAAGGAAGGAGTTCCAGGAGATTTGTTAGCTGAATTAGATTTCTGCGTTGAGATTAAACAAGTTGGAGTTATTAGATCCATGAACATTCAAACTGCGACGGCAATTATAGTCCATGCTTATTCATCGCAACACTGCTGA
- a CDS encoding DEHA2G17028p (similar to uniprot|Q12277 Saccharomyces cerevisiae YDL111C RRP42 Ribosomal RNA Processing) encodes MILSPAERSYLYDSLTQSTPIRPDSRSDHQFRPLEAKTSFLPASNGSARIRLMDGSECIVSVKSKVVLISQENNLIECDIDVAGHRDDSNFVTNLNFNLTNLLSKNFPFQYLRLTSKYTFKLFIDCIVISHSSYPLSLLSLTCYLALKTTKLPLLVSDVNDEEIEEQPTFSDDWDNAQLLSTMIKDESFSPPIFITLGVIGQNLIFDPTIEEEQVLENGLIVSWHNNKVIAPVSNMNLAANSNNANYKGLNNKIIIRGISMVNKYCGAITHALDTLIEQDDENDGTIF; translated from the coding sequence TAACGCAGTCTACTCCTATTAGGCCAGATTCAAGATCGGATCATCAATTTCGTCCATTGGAAGCAAAAACTTCATTTTTACCTGCATCAAATGGATCTGCAAGAATAAGACTAATGGATGGAAGTGAATGTATTGTAAGCGTTAAATCCAAGGTAGTATTAATATcacaagaaaataatttaatagaatGTGATATAGATGTTGCAGGTCATAGAGATGATTCTAATTTCGTTACCAATTTAAACTTCAACTTGACAAATTTGTTAAGTAAGAACTTtccatttcaatatttaagaTTGACATCCAAATATACTTTTAAGCTTTTCATAGATTGCATTGTGATAAGTCACTCATCTTATCCTTTAAGTTTGTTATCATTGACTTGCTATTTGGCATTGAAGACCACAAAATTACCGTTATTAGTCAGTGATGTGAATGACGAAGAGATCGAAGAACAGCCAACTTTTTCAGACGATTGGGATAATGCCCAATTATTATCCACAATGATTAAGGATGAGTCATTTAGTCCTCCTATATTCATTACTTTAGGTGTAATTGGTcagaatttaatttttgatcCAACGATAGAGGAAGAACAAGTACTTGAAAATGGTTTAATAGTCAGCTGGCATAACAATAAGGTTATTGCTCCAGTTAGCAATATGAATTTAGCGgctaattctaataatgctAATTATAAGGGATTGAACAATAAGATAATCATTAGAGGTATATCTATggttaataaatattgtGGTGCTATTACACATGCGTTAGATACTTTAATAGAGCAGGATGACGAAAATGATGGAACAATTTTTTAA
- a CDS encoding DEHA2G17072p (similar to ca|CA1693|IPF17054 Candida albicans IPF17054 unknown function) produces MEYFREYLSSEITDKLPLLISIGAIVFYTFFKYHKSRFRTPNIKNADKTSDSYVKPIIEPMSPDFKWDEVTPSKSYPFKNGEYKLTMGIRKLDPQDWLLIEPTYLNRIDNKSKIVSNTHPDYPPDKDLANNTLFSTEEAEPAIREFYDIVVNYMCEKYPMYFKDAKNGKIFNSITGNYLPACADEVVNARELLIVLANNIEEDFLILLKDPSREDEKDGSEYFFKAGLFGFAAGFNPKDRFNMPLSFVHHPVPGYESKLKLSMNRFFNRLEPGQFVTRSNFSVQTHSKLYVDDQNKGHHLREGENQVAIDPATLDFDKQVHYRSERQALTKLPKSNAVVFTIRTYLLPMSVIKKEDKEVRERLIGAIKGLPEDISLYKRAAEWGPAVVEYLSDQSQ; encoded by the coding sequence ATGGAGTATTTTCGAGAGTATTTGTCTTCTGAGATAACCGATAAACTCCCATTGCTAATTTCAATAGGAGCTATCGTATTTTatacatttttcaagtatCACAAATCAAGATTCAGGACTCCAAACATTAAAAATGCTGATAAGACATCCGACTCATACGTGAAGCCCATTATTGAGCCAATGTCACCAGATTTTAAGTGGGATGAAGTAACTCCTCTGAAGTCATACCCATTCAAAAACGGTGAATACAAGTTGACCATGGGAATTAGAAAGTTAGACCCTCAAGATTGGCTTCTAATTGAACCGACTTATCTTAACAGGATTGATAATAAGTCAAAAATAGTATCGAATACTCATCCTGATTATCCGCCAGATAAGGATTTGGCTAATAATACATTGTTTTCCACTGAAGAGGCTGAACCTGCGATTAGGGAATTTTACGATATTGTGGTTAATTATATGTGTGAGAAGTACCCCATGTACTTTAAGGATGCAAAAAATGgcaaaatcttcaattccATAACAGGTAATTACTTACCTGCCTGTGCAGATGAGGTAGTGAATGCTCGGGAGTTGTTGATAGTATTGGCCAATAATATAGAAGAGGATTTTCTTATATTACTAAAAGACCCTTCGAGAGAGGATGAAAAGGACGGGTCGGAATACTTTTTCAAGGCAGGTTTATTTGGCTTTGCAGCGGGCTTCAATCCCAAGGATCGGTTTAACATGCCATTAAGCTTCGTACATCATCCTGTTCCTGGTTATGAATCGAAATTAAAGCTTTCCATGAATAGATTTTTTAATAGATTGGAGCCGGGCCAGTTCGTAACTCGGagcaatttttcagttcAGACCCACAGTAAGCTTTACGTAGATGATCAAAACAAGGGACATCACTTGCGAGAAGGTGAAAATCAAGTAGCCATTGACCCCGCTACTTTAGATTTTGACAAACAAGTTCACTATCGAAGCGAACGACAAGCATTAACAAAGCTACCAAAGTCAAATGCTGTGGTTTTCACGATTAGAACATACTTATTACCAATGAGTGTAATTAAGAAGGAGGATAAGGAAGTTCGTGAGAGGCTTATTGGTGCTATCAAAGGGCTTCCCGAAGACATCTCGTTATACAAAAGAGCTGCTGAATGGGGTCCAGCAGTTGTTGAATACTTACTGGATCAAAGTCAGTAA